The following are encoded together in the Malaya genurostris strain Urasoe2022 chromosome 3, Malgen_1.1, whole genome shotgun sequence genome:
- the LOC131437166 gene encoding calumenin: MFLLLVTSIICLLFNCAASAIPKTDHYPKDEHNKQYDHEAFLGEDAKSFDQLEPEESRRRLGIIVDKIDTDKDGFVNLAELKAWVQYTQRRYIDDDVGRQWKQHNPNSSERIHWDTYRKNVYGFLDEMDSKELEQGDEHFSYKSMLTRDRRRWSVADRDGDDELTKTEFTEFLHPEESPYMRDIVVQETIEDIDKDHDGKVSVEEYIGDMYRSADDNEEEPEWIRQERETFEQFRDRNKDGFMDHQEVKDWIVPADFDHAEAEAHHLIYEADSDADEKLTKEEIINKYDLFVGSQATDFGEALTRHDEF; this comes from the exons ATGTTCCTTCTGCTGGTAACATCCATAATTTGTTTGCTGTTCAATTGTGCAGCTTCGGCTATTCCTAAGACGGATCATTATCCGAAAGATGAGCACAACAAACAATACGACCACGAAGCTTTCCTCGGAGAAGATGCCAAATCTTTTGACCAGTTAGAACCGGAAGAAAGTAGACGGAGATTAGG aataatcGTAGATAAAATTGATACAGACAAAGATGGTTTTGTCAATTTAGCTGAACTGAAAGCGTGGGTTCAATATACGCAGCGGCGATACATAGACGATGACGTGGGTCGTCAATGGAAGCAGCATAATCCGAATAGTTCGGAGCGCATCCACTGGGACACCTACCGGAAAAATGTGTACGGTTTCTTGGATGAAATGGATTCAAAGGAATTGGAACAAGGCGACGAGCACTTTTCATACAAGTCTATGCTAACTAGAGATCGACGTCGGTGGAGTGTTGCGGATCGAGATGGGGATGATGAATTAACCAAAACAGAATTCACCGAGTTTCTGCACCCTGAGGAAAGTCCCTATATGCGAGATATTGTGGTACAGGAAACGATTGAAGACATAGACAAGGATCATGATGGTAAAGTGTCGGTAGAGGAATATATTGGTGACATGTATCGAAGCGCGGATGATAATGAAGAAGAACCAGAGTGGATAAGGCAGGAACGGGAAACGTTTGAACAATTTCG TGACCGAAATAAAGACGGATTCATGGACCATCAAGAGGTAAAAGATTGGATCGTGCCTGCCGATTTTGATCACGCAGAAGCAGAAGCTCACCATCTGATCTACGAAGCAGATTCGGATGCTGATGAAAAACTAACCAAAGAAGAAATTATCAACAAGTACGATTTGTTTGTGGGATCGCAAGCGACTGACTTTGGAGAAGCTTTAACCCGCCACGATGAATTTTAG